GTAAACCTGTCGGTCATAATTGCTCAGGGAGTTCAGGCTGAAGACAAACTTGGTATAAAAATCTACCGGATTGTCGATTTTCAGCGACGAGGCCTGCCTGCGGACTAGATCAAAAAATTCTTTTTTTATGATTTCGTCAAACAGTTCCTTTTTGCTTTTATAGTAATAATAGATCATCGGCAGCGAGCAATTCACGTCGTCGGCGATATGGCGTATCGTCGTTCCGTAATATCCGCTGTCGTTGAAATGTCTGACCGCCGCCTCTTTGATTCGGGTTTTTAAATCCTGATCCGCCATAACGCACGTCCTTAATCTAACGTTCGTTAGTATTTTATCACAATAAATTTCCTTTTGCAAGAGTTTCTTAAAGTTTTGAATATTTACGGTTTACTGAAAAAGGGAAAACATTGAAAATTCCCTTTATACCGGTTTGCTTTTAATTTAGCAGCACGAAAATTTATTTACAGATCGATGGTGTATTCTTTGGGGATGGCGGCCAACTCGCGGTTGTGGGCGTTTTTATGGTCTTGCGGGGCAGCCGCGTAGGGAATCGCGCGGCAGAGTTCCATTCTGCTGTCCATCATAGCGCGGATTTCCGCCGGATCCGCCGCCGGTTTGGAGGCCATTTCGATATACGCATTCAACAGTTCTCTCAATTCGGCGCAGCGCGGATTTTTCGGGTCGTATGTATTGGCGGTTTCCGGGAAACTGTCGTAATAGTAATATTTTCTGTCATAGACCGAGTAGACCAGTTTGTCATGATCGGAGGCGATCATATACAGAGCGATCTCACCTCTTTCATACTGCGAGTAGATATAATCGTGTCGGTCTTTGAAGATATTGATACCGTCAAATTCTCCGTCCTTGTGTCGGATGCCCGCCCAATCGAGCAGCGTCGGCTCGATATCGACCAGCGAGACCGGATCGGTTCTGTGTTCGGAAGATTTGCCGGGAACGCGGATCAGCAGCGGTACGCGGGCGGCGGCATCAATCATGGAGCGTTTTCCGTAGCAGTTATAGTCGCCTAAAAAGTCGCCGTGGTCGGAGGTGAATACAATCAGGGTGTCGTCATAAAGCCCCCGCTCTTTGAGTGCGGCGACGATGCGGCCGATCTGATAATCGACAAAGGAGATACAGGCATAATAGTGGTTGATCGTCTGATTGACGAGGTGTTTGTCGATGCCGGCGCTGAGTCCTTTATAACGGTTTTGAGTTAAATTGGACCAAGTCAGCATATTTTTGCTGTCCTCGGGGACGTTCGGCACAACGGCTTGGTATTTCCGGTAGAGTTTGTTCCAGGGTGCGGGCGGCGCAAACGGCGGGTGGGGATGGATGAACGAGGACATCAGGAAAAAGGGTTTATCGCCGCTGTAATTTTTGATAAAGTCGATGCTGCGGTCGCCGATCCAAGCCGTGGGGTGGTCTTTGGCGGGCAGCTGTGAAACTTGGGGGATGTAATACATCTCTCCGCGCTGACCGTTATAATCAAAGACGTTGGTATAGCCCTTCTTGAGCAGATCGTTGCCGTAGGTGTCGTCTTTT
The sequence above is drawn from the Oscillospiraceae bacterium genome and encodes:
- a CDS encoding TetR/AcrR family transcriptional regulator, encoding MADQDLKTRIKEAAVRHFNDSGYYGTTIRHIADDVNCSLPMIYYYYKSKKELFDEIIKKEFFDLVRRQASSLKIDNPVDFYTKFVFSLNSLSNYDRQVYRLGTKVYLSFDGDEELMGIMDKWEKTIFPRHYNLLLPYLKNADNAAAVVRTLIHLLETMIESIVVKNRYLPKNEIREEIAVVLHSFL
- a CDS encoding sulfatase-like hydrolase/transferase, with the protein product MKPKNILLFFTDQMRADCIHELGNPVIQTPHLDELARESVVFDRCYTPSPVCVPARYSMMTGLYPAHTGCGENAHHGDYEGDGMYARLTANGYHTCGIGKMHFPFDPYGLHGYSERFSQEEFLEKDDTYGNDLLKKGYTNVFDYNGQRGEMYYIPQVSQLPAKDHPTAWIGDRSIDFIKNYSGDKPFFLMSSFIHPHPPFAPPAPWNKLYRKYQAVVPNVPEDSKNMLTWSNLTQNRYKGLSAGIDKHLVNQTINHYYACISFVDYQIGRIVAALKERGLYDDTLIVFTSDHGDFLGDYNCYGKRSMIDAAARVPLLIRVPGKSSEHRTDPVSLVDIEPTLLDWAGIRHKDGEFDGINIFKDRHDYIYSQYERGEIALYMIASDHDKLVYSVYDRKYYYYDSFPETANTYDPKNPRCAELRELLNAYIEMASKPAADPAEIRAMMDSRMELCRAIPYAAAPQDHKNAHNRELAAIPKEYTIDL